From the Nocardiopsis changdeensis genome, one window contains:
- a CDS encoding peptide MFS transporter, with translation MTHTDPRNPGTPDTHDAPDTHGAAPGRASRRGLPRGLWSMAFTELWERYSFYGLQGILSFYLLYELSQGSLALDPAAAAGIVGAYGGAVYLSQILGAWLGDRLVSPKDMVLYGAVVITAGHLVLAFAPGLAGLGVGLALIVAGTGALKTNITSIVGFVMDAADGRRRDEGFSYFYMAINIGAVVGPLTTGLAQNELGFHYGFGLAAIGMGAALVQYIPSMKSLPERARVVNDPLPAHRRPLVALVALAAVGAVVAAAATGLLRAENLATVVTFAALTAAAVYFVTMTRSSAVSRDERRRILGFLPLFLVSGLYFGFLFQKFTAISILITERIDLQIGGWTFPVAWITTASPLAAVLITPLIAGLWNLLGDRQPGPVAKFAVGLTQIGCAYLFLLVVSEATGEAHIPLVLILLFMVLAGSSEVFVGPIGLSLATRIGPRAFRSQMVGLNFLTLALGSSLSGLLGQLFTVIDNASYFTVIATAGIGLGLVLFAARGPVGRLLESGLTR, from the coding sequence ATGACGCACACCGACCCCCGGAACCCCGGGACCCCCGACACCCACGACGCCCCCGACACCCACGGCGCCGCCCCCGGCCGGGCCTCCCGGCGCGGCCTGCCCCGCGGCCTGTGGAGCATGGCCTTCACCGAGCTCTGGGAGCGCTACTCCTTCTACGGCCTCCAGGGCATCCTCTCGTTCTACCTGCTCTACGAGCTGTCCCAGGGCAGTCTGGCCCTGGACCCGGCCGCGGCGGCCGGGATCGTGGGCGCCTACGGCGGCGCGGTGTACCTGTCCCAGATCCTCGGGGCGTGGCTGGGCGACCGGCTCGTCAGCCCCAAGGACATGGTGCTGTACGGGGCGGTCGTCATCACCGCCGGCCACCTGGTGCTCGCGTTCGCGCCCGGCCTCGCCGGGCTGGGCGTCGGCCTGGCCCTCATCGTCGCCGGGACCGGGGCCCTGAAGACCAACATCACCTCGATCGTCGGCTTCGTCATGGACGCCGCCGACGGCCGCCGCCGCGACGAGGGCTTCTCGTACTTCTACATGGCGATCAACATCGGCGCCGTGGTGGGCCCCCTCACCACCGGGCTGGCCCAGAACGAGCTCGGCTTCCACTACGGGTTCGGACTGGCCGCGATCGGGATGGGCGCCGCCCTGGTGCAGTACATCCCCTCGATGAAGTCCCTCCCCGAACGCGCCCGCGTGGTCAACGACCCGCTGCCCGCCCACCGCCGGCCCCTGGTGGCGCTGGTCGCCCTGGCCGCCGTCGGAGCGGTGGTCGCAGCCGCCGCCACCGGGCTGCTGCGCGCGGAGAACCTGGCCACGGTGGTGACCTTCGCGGCGCTCACCGCCGCCGCCGTCTACTTCGTGACGATGACGAGGTCGTCGGCGGTCTCCCGGGACGAACGCCGCCGCATCCTGGGGTTCCTGCCGCTGTTCCTGGTCTCGGGCCTGTACTTCGGGTTCCTGTTCCAGAAGTTCACGGCGATCTCGATCCTCATCACCGAGCGCATCGACCTCCAGATCGGCGGGTGGACCTTCCCGGTCGCCTGGATCACGACGGCCAGCCCGCTGGCGGCCGTGCTGATCACCCCGCTCATCGCCGGGCTCTGGAACCTGCTGGGGGACCGGCAGCCGGGACCGGTGGCCAAGTTCGCGGTCGGGCTCACCCAGATCGGCTGCGCGTACCTGTTCCTGCTGGTCGTCTCCGAGGCCACCGGGGAGGCGCACATCCCCCTGGTGCTGATCCTGCTGTTCATGGTGCTCGCCGGGTCCTCGGAGGTGTTCGTGGGGCCGATCGGGCTGTCCCTGGCCACCCGGATCGGGCCGCGGGCGTTCCGGTCGCAGATGGTGGGCCTCAACTTCCTCACCCTCGCCCTGGGCTCGTCTCTGTCGGGGCTGCTGGGGCAGCTGTTCACCGTCATCGACAACGCGTCCTACTTCACGGTCATCGCGACGGCCGGGATCGGCCTGGGCCTGGTGCTGTTCGCCGCCCGCGGGCCGGTGGGCCGCCTGCTGGAGTCGGGCCTGACCCGCTGA